A single genomic interval of Noviherbaspirillum saxi harbors:
- a CDS encoding VOC family protein, which produces MSLTLLLRCNDIEETREFYETVLGFNVSETAGTLTAERSRAKLVFTQQDLWRSLPVCSGTIYFTVSDADSYFASLQDRVSVAWPAQDRPHGSREFGINDCNGYYLAFQQHVSFKP; this is translated from the coding sequence ATGTCACTCACTCTCCTACTACGCTGCAACGACATCGAAGAAACCCGCGAGTTCTACGAGACCGTCCTCGGATTCAATGTCTCGGAAACGGCCGGCACATTGACCGCCGAGAGGTCCCGAGCAAAGCTCGTCTTTACCCAGCAAGATCTCTGGAGGAGTCTTCCTGTTTGTTCCGGCACCATTTACTTCACCGTCTCTGACGCGGACAGTTATTTCGCCTCTCTCCAAGACCGGGTGTCGGTGGCTTGGCCCGCCCAGGACAGGCCGCACGGCTCCAGGGAGTTCGGCATCAATGATTGCAACGGGTACTACCTTGCGTTCCAGCAGCACGTCTCATTCAAACCTTAA